A window of Maioricimonas rarisocia genomic DNA:
GTCGGTCCGGCTGCGGATCTGCTCGACGATCGCGCGGAGGTTGGCGGCGTACTGGTCCGGCGGGACCTGAAAGCGGCCGGTCTCGTGGAATTTCTTCGTGTCGTGAATGCCGCAGTTGAAGTGGACGACGTCCGGCTTCTGCTCGATGACCCAGGCGTCCAGGTGCCGGAGGACGTTGCGGCTGTCCTGTCCGTTCGCTTTCGGGCTGAAGACGGTGGCGACGCCGTCCAGTTGGCTGATGACGGTCGGGGCGTAGCTCATCCGGATCGAATCGCCGACGAGGACGACTTTGGGGAGGTCGGCCCGGGCATCGTCGGCCGGGAGCGGGGTGCACAGTCCGGCAATGGCGGCGAGAAGCAGGAGGGGGCGAAGCAACATCGGGCAGGTCTTTCGTTCGGCAGGGCGGTCAGGTTGCGGCGCGGGTGACGGCAGTCGGGATGTATCGTAAAGCGGCCGGTTGCCGGTCGTCGAGCGGGATGCGAGCGGCGAGAGGTGAGGCTTGAGAGGTGAGGCTTGAGAGGTGAGGCTTGAGAGGTGAGGCTTGAGAGGTGAGGCTTGAGAGGTGAGGCTTGAGAGGTGAGGCTTGAGAGGTGAGGCTTGAGAGGTGAGGCTTGAGAGGTGAGGCTTGAGAGGTGAGGCTTGAGAGGTGAGGCTTGAGAGGTGAGGCTTGAGGCCCGCGGCGCGAGACGTGAGGGAACTTCCGCAACACCGCAGGCGAGCCCGGTGCGTGAGCTCCGGAATGAGGCGAACGTCGTTCGGCGTGACGTCACCAGCACGAAGTGCCAGCGAGTGGCGCGGCAGGGGTGATGCGTTACGAGCCGCGACCGTGAGGTAGCGGGAGGAGAAACGCGCGGTCGCCGCACATGGGCCTCCTGTCGCTGCGCGACCCGGACAAGCAAGTTGTCCGGGCCACCCATGGTGGGCACTCGCGTGCGCTTCGTGCTGGTGTCGTGCACCGTCAGATTGCCCACCGGTCGCAGCCGGTGGGCTTTCGTCCTGACCTCACCCAGTCGACTACGAGCCTCGAGCCTCAAGCCTGTTGCACCCCGGCGGGTTGCGGCCAGTGAGCGGCTCGGTGTATTTTGCCTGCACTCAATCGCTCCTCTCAACGAGCCACAACCGATGACGACACATGCTGCGCGGACCGGGCTGGTACTGTTCGCGATCTACCTGCTGTTTTACGGCGGGTTCGTGGGCATCAACGCCTTTGCTCCGCAACTGATGGCGATCACGCCGGTCGCGGGAATCAACCTGGCGATCCTTTACGGCTTCGCGCTGATTCTCGTCGCGCTGATCCTGGCGTTGCTGTACGGATTTCTCTGCCGGCCTGTTCGCGGCGATTCTTCGAAAGACTGACGCATGATTTACGAACCGTCGGCAGTCGCCGTCATCACGTTCTTCGCGTTCGTGGCGGCGACGATGGGCCTGAGCTTCTATCTGGGCGGCAGGGCGAAATCATCGCAGGGGTACTTTGCGGCCCATGGCGAAATTCCCTGGTTCGTCAACGGGATCGCCTTTGCCGGTGATTACCTGTCGGCGGCGTCGTTCCTGGGCATCTGCGGGATGATCGCCTTCTACGGTTACGACGGGTTTCTGTACTCGATCGGGTACCTGGCCGGCTGGATCGTCGCACTGTTTGTCGTGGCCGAGCCGCTCAAACGGCTGGGCAAGTTCACCTTCGCCGATGCTCTCGATGCGAAGTTCCAGTCGCGGGGAATCAAGCTGGCGGTCGGCATCAGTACGCTGGCAGTCAGCATCTTCTACCTCATCCCGCAGATGGTGGGAGCCGGCGTGCTTATCCAGCCGCTGCTCGGCTTTCCGCACTGGGTGGGAGTGGTGCTCGTCGGGGCGGTCGTGATCTACATCGTCGTCTCGGCCGGCATGGTCTCGACGACGTACGTGCAGTTCCTCAAGGGATCGCTCCTGGTCATCTTCAGTGGCATCCTCACCTGGATGATTCTGCAGCGGGGCTTCAGTACCGGCGACGATGTCGGGTATGCGTTCCAGACACTCGGGCCGTTCACGACAGCACAGGTGGAAGAGGAACTGGAATCGGCAATCGGCGAAACGCTCGTGCCGCTCGAAGGAGAGTGGGAGTCTTCGCCTTACCTGCGGACTCGGGAGGAAGCGACCGGCATCGTGACGACGTGGCGGGTGGAACCGGCCGGCGACGATGAGGTGCTGCTGCGGGAATCCCAGACGCTCATCCGGACCGATGACGGCGAAACGCTCGTCAACGGCCTGCCGAAGGGAACGAAGGCGGGCGATCCGGAACTGCATCCGGTCGGGCAACTGGCCGAGCTGCCGGGCGGCGTGACGAAGACCGGGCCGGTCGGTCCGCTGGAGTTCTTCAGCACGCTGCAGGAGAGCGAAGTCATTCTGTGGAGCAACGAGACGGTCCGCGGTCCGGACGGTGCCACGACCGTCTATTATCCGAAGCCGACCGCCGGCAGCGAAGTGCTGCGACCGGGGCGGCACCCGGCGTTCGCCGGTCTGCAGAGTGGCCAGATGATCGACAAGGTTAACTTTCTGTCGCTGATGCTGGCGCTGTTTTGCGGGACCGCGTCGCTGCCGCACATCCTCATCCGGTACTACACCGTCAAGGACGAAGCGGCGGCCCGCAAGAGCACGATCGTCGGCATCGGTTCGATCGGCCTCTTCTACATCCTTACGCTGTACCTCGGCCTGGGAGCGATGACCAGCGGAGCGCTCGATCCGACCAGCAGCAACATGGCGGCACCGCTGCTGGCCAAGAGTATCAACGAGTGGCTGTTCGCGATCATCTCGGCGATCGCGTTCACAACGGTGCTGGGAACGGTGAGTGGACTGATTCTCGCCTCGGCCGGTGCGGTGACACACGACCTGGTGAGCAACGTCTTCCGCGTCGAGATGACCGATCACGAGAAGGTCCGCGTGGCCAAGATCGCCTCGGTCTTTGTCGGTGCGATCGCGATCGTGCTCGGCATCCTGTTCGAGAAGATGAACGTCAGCTATCTGGTCGGCTGGGCGTTCAGCGTCGCGGCCTCCGCCAACCTGCCGGCACTGGTGATGCTGCTGTTCTGGAAGCGGACGACCCGGCAGGGAATCATCGCGGCGGTGATCGTCGGGATGGTTTCGTCGTTGGGGTGGATTCTGCTGAGCGGGGACACCTTCTCGAAGGTGTACGGACTGCCGGCCGAAGACGCGCTCGTCCCGTTCAGTCAGCCGGGGATCGTCACGATTCCGCTCGGCTTCCTGACGCTGGTGCTCGTCTCGCTGATGACGCCGGCACCGGAAGGTGAGGCACTCGTAGAGAAGGTGGCGTAACCGGCCGTTATCGCCGCACCGGGCCGGGGAGGACGGCCTGGTCATCGGAGGGAGCGGGCGAAGGCGTCAGGTAGCGCTGCGGCTGCTCCTGGACTTCGTCGATGCAGGACTCGCAGCAGACGAAGACGGATTGCGAGGCGACGGGAACATTCCACAGCGTGGCCCGCGTCGTCAGTTCCCGACCGCTGACCGGGCAGACGGTCTGCTTCGCAATGGCCTGCTGCACCCGGACGGTGTCGTTGGGGAAGCGGGCGGCGAACGTGAGAGACTGGCGGGGACGGCTGCTGAGCCCATACAGGGCGAAGCGGGGAACGGCCTCGTCGTCGAGCCGATCGCTGCGGAGGGCTTCGCTGACCAGCACGTTGTCGGCACTCCCCTTCCTCCGCTCGGGATAGAGCGGGTAGTGATAACGCCGGGGGTTGTCTGCGTACTGCAGCGTGAGCGTGCCTCGGACATCGGCCGCGTCGATCGGATCCCCCAGCTCGTCGAAGAGCCAGACGCGGATCGTCCGGCCGGTGACGACGATTTCGCAACGGACGGTGTCCGCCTGCACCAGGGCACCGCCGTGCGGGCCGACCGGTACCGGGTCGGCAGCCAGTCCGGAACGGGAGGCGGCGCAGACCAGCAGGAGTGTGGCGGCGAACGGCAGCAGCAATCGTGTGGCGGTCCGTCGCGTCATGGCTGATCCTCGCGTCCTGCGGGAGGGAAGTGTGCGGGCATGCATGAAAGGGCGTCCCATCGAAGTGGCGCGAAGAGTCTTTACGACAGATCTCCTGTCGGCTGCAAGACGTGTTGGACTGGGGGGGCCTGCGGGGATGGCTCGTCTTCGATTCCGGCCCAGTGCCGATCCTGCAGGCCGAGGTTCATCTTCAGCTCCTTGTATCCACAGAAAACGACCGGGACGACGAACAGCGTGAGCAGTTCGATCAGCATGCCGCCGAAGACCGGCCAGGCCATGGCTTTCGCAACGTCGGCCCCGCGGCCGGTCGAGGTGAGGACCGGCAGCAGGGCGATGACTGTCGTGAATGTGGTCATCAGGCAGGGGCGGATGCGTCGCATGCCGGCTTCGACGGTGGCGCTTCGGATGTCGTCGATCGAGGCCAGCCGTTTGCGGGAAAAGACCTGATCCAGATAAGTCGCCATCACGACACCATCGTCCACTGCGATACCGAACAGCGCGATGAACCCGACCCAGACGGCGGTATTCATCTCGATGCCGTTGATCGCCAGCAGAATCATGCCGCCGGAGAACGCGACCGGGATGCCGGCGAAGACGGCAAGCGTGATCG
This region includes:
- a CDS encoding SGNH/GDSL hydrolase family protein; its protein translation is MLLRPLLLLAAIAGLCTPLPADDARADLPKVVLVGDSIRMSYAPTVISQLDGVATVFSPKANGQDSRNVLRHLDAWVIEQKPDVVHFNCGIHDTKKFHETGRFQVPPDQYAANLRAIVEQIRSRTDAVILFATTTPILDDRAAKARAGRDYALLNASVEQYNAIAREVMADLKVPVVDLNAVISSPPQPHTTGELIDADGVHMTAPARTLLGKYVAGAIREKVGTPSKP
- a CDS encoding DUF485 domain-containing protein; the encoded protein is MTTHAARTGLVLFAIYLLFYGGFVGINAFAPQLMAITPVAGINLAILYGFALILVALILALLYGFLCRPVRGDSSKD
- a CDS encoding sodium/solute symporter, which encodes MIYEPSAVAVITFFAFVAATMGLSFYLGGRAKSSQGYFAAHGEIPWFVNGIAFAGDYLSAASFLGICGMIAFYGYDGFLYSIGYLAGWIVALFVVAEPLKRLGKFTFADALDAKFQSRGIKLAVGISTLAVSIFYLIPQMVGAGVLIQPLLGFPHWVGVVLVGAVVIYIVVSAGMVSTTYVQFLKGSLLVIFSGILTWMILQRGFSTGDDVGYAFQTLGPFTTAQVEEELESAIGETLVPLEGEWESSPYLRTREEATGIVTTWRVEPAGDDEVLLRESQTLIRTDDGETLVNGLPKGTKAGDPELHPVGQLAELPGGVTKTGPVGPLEFFSTLQESEVILWSNETVRGPDGATTVYYPKPTAGSEVLRPGRHPAFAGLQSGQMIDKVNFLSLMLALFCGTASLPHILIRYYTVKDEAAARKSTIVGIGSIGLFYILTLYLGLGAMTSGALDPTSSNMAAPLLAKSINEWLFAIISAIAFTTVLGTVSGLILASAGAVTHDLVSNVFRVEMTDHEKVRVAKIASVFVGAIAIVLGILFEKMNVSYLVGWAFSVAASANLPALVMLLFWKRTTRQGIIAAVIVGMVSSLGWILLSGDTFSKVYGLPAEDALVPFSQPGIVTIPLGFLTLVLVSLMTPAPEGEALVEKVA